The following are encoded together in the Mumia sp. Pv4-285 genome:
- a CDS encoding carbohydrate ABC transporter permease — protein MTAAAPPRRRPRRSPAAWVRGGGLSTVVLLLPMLLAFGLFSWWPILRSFVMSLQVTNLVGPAEWVGLDNFQAVLADPMLGTALWNTFYFALLALIFGYPVPLVLAVLMSDLRRSKGLYSTLAYLPVVVPPAVAVLLWKFFYDASPSGVFNTILGWVGLGPVPWLEDTAWAMPSLVIEATWAAAGGTVIIYLAALVSVPPELYDAAEIDGSGIWRKIWHVTLPQMRTILLITLVLQIIGTAQVFLEPYLFTDGGPDNSTTTLLLLVYDYAFGNSLGGDYGKATALSLMLAGALAILSAVYFRLTRRWSDS, from the coding sequence ATGACCGCCGCCGCTCCACCCCGTCGCCGTCCGCGCCGATCTCCCGCCGCGTGGGTCCGCGGAGGAGGGCTCAGCACGGTCGTCCTGCTGCTCCCGATGCTGCTCGCGTTCGGACTGTTCTCGTGGTGGCCGATCCTCCGCTCGTTCGTGATGAGCCTCCAGGTCACGAACCTCGTCGGCCCCGCCGAGTGGGTCGGCCTCGACAACTTCCAGGCCGTGCTCGCCGATCCCATGCTCGGTACGGCGCTCTGGAACACGTTCTACTTCGCGCTGCTCGCGCTGATCTTCGGCTATCCCGTGCCCTTGGTCCTCGCGGTCCTGATGAGCGACCTGCGGCGGAGCAAGGGGCTGTACTCGACGCTCGCGTACCTGCCGGTGGTCGTCCCGCCTGCGGTCGCGGTCCTGCTGTGGAAGTTCTTCTACGACGCCAGCCCGAGCGGCGTCTTCAACACGATCCTCGGATGGGTCGGGCTCGGCCCGGTCCCGTGGCTCGAGGACACGGCGTGGGCGATGCCGTCGTTGGTGATCGAGGCGACGTGGGCCGCGGCCGGCGGCACGGTGATCATCTACCTCGCCGCCCTCGTGTCGGTGCCGCCGGAGCTGTACGACGCCGCCGAGATCGACGGGTCCGGGATCTGGCGCAAGATCTGGCACGTGACGCTCCCGCAGATGCGGACGATCCTGCTGATCACGTTGGTCCTCCAGATCATCGGGACGGCGCAGGTGTTCCTGGAGCCGTACCTGTTCACCGACGGCGGCCCCGACAACTCGACGACCACCCTGCTGCTCCTGGTGTACGACTACGCCTTCGGCAACAGCCTGGGTGGCGACTACGGCAAGGCGACCGCGTTGAGCCTCATGCTGGCCGGCGCGCTCGCGATCCTCTCGGCGGTCTACTTCCGCCTGACCCGCAGGTGGAGCGACTCATGA
- a CDS encoding rod shape-determining protein translates to MSFAVRSLLGRDMAVDLGTANTLVYVRGKGVLLDEPSVVALAAQTHEILAVGSEAKRMHGRTPDAISVIRPMKDGVIADFEACEHMLRLFIQQVHRRRYFTKPRLVVCVPSAITSVEQRAVREAGYQAGARQVFIVEEPMAAALGAGLPVHEPTGNMIVDVGGGTTEVAVIALGGIVASRSIRTAGDELDEAIVAWFKKEHALLLGERTAEDLKVAAGSAFPMPDERTVQVRGRDLVGGLPRTVEVTAAEVRRALEEPVAAIVDAVRATLDLTPPELAGDIMDRGIVLTGGGALLHGLDDRIRHETQIPVHVVDDPLHSVALGAGKCVEEFDALQQVLTSEPRR, encoded by the coding sequence ATGTCCTTCGCCGTGCGCAGCCTGCTCGGGCGCGACATGGCGGTCGATCTGGGTACGGCGAACACGCTCGTCTACGTGCGAGGCAAGGGCGTCCTGCTCGACGAACCGTCGGTCGTCGCCCTCGCTGCGCAGACCCATGAGATCCTCGCGGTCGGGTCGGAGGCCAAGCGCATGCACGGCCGGACGCCCGATGCGATCTCGGTGATCCGGCCGATGAAGGACGGCGTCATCGCCGACTTCGAGGCGTGCGAGCACATGCTGCGGCTGTTCATCCAGCAGGTCCACCGCAGGCGCTACTTCACCAAGCCTCGCCTCGTCGTCTGCGTCCCGAGCGCCATCACGTCGGTCGAGCAGCGCGCGGTCCGCGAGGCGGGCTACCAGGCCGGCGCACGCCAGGTGTTCATCGTCGAGGAGCCGATGGCGGCCGCGCTCGGTGCCGGCCTCCCGGTGCACGAGCCGACCGGCAACATGATCGTGGACGTGGGCGGCGGCACGACCGAGGTCGCGGTGATCGCCCTCGGGGGCATCGTGGCGAGCAGGTCGATCAGGACCGCCGGCGACGAGCTCGACGAGGCGATCGTCGCGTGGTTCAAGAAGGAGCACGCGCTGCTGCTGGGGGAGCGCACCGCCGAGGACCTCAAGGTCGCGGCCGGGTCGGCGTTCCCGATGCCGGACGAGCGCACGGTCCAGGTCCGCGGACGCGACCTCGTCGGAGGCCTGCCTCGTACGGTCGAGGTGACCGCCGCGGAGGTCCGGCGGGCGCTCGAGGAACCCGTCGCGGCGATCGTCGACGCCGTCCGCGCCACGCTCGACCTGACTCCGCCGGAGCTGGCCGGCGACATCATGGACCGCGGCATCGTCCTGACCGGTGGGGGAGCGCTCCTGCACGGGCTCGACGACCGTATCCGCCACGAGACCCAGATCCCGGTGCACGTCGTCGACGACCCGCTCCACTCCGTCGCGCTCGGTGCCGGCAAGTGCGTCGAGGAGTTCGACGCGCTGCAGCAGGTGCTCACCTCCGAGCCCCGGAGGTGA
- the mreC gene encoding rod shape-determining protein MreC — MARTRTRPDPEPRRPRTVLLVLLLAAVALISIDLTGAGSPARTVAGAALGPLESGANRLLSPFGVDAFATRDDLRDKNAQLEAENARLRGMVASSDVDRTRLAEYDALASYATSADIETVTAHVVGVGSAQTFRRTVTIDAGTTRGVRRDMTVIGPDGLVGRVISASPTNAVVLLLVDADSVVGARLGAEHELGMLRGDGSLSGTGRLQLEALDRTAVPKVGDTIVSWGSRDGVPYIAGVPIGRVEKVVESPRDETAAVTVAPYVDFSALDTVAVVVGERSGS; from the coding sequence GTGGCCCGGACCAGGACCCGTCCCGACCCCGAGCCGCGCCGTCCTCGCACGGTGCTGCTCGTGCTGCTGCTCGCCGCCGTCGCGCTGATCAGCATCGACCTCACCGGCGCCGGTTCGCCAGCCCGTACGGTCGCCGGCGCGGCGCTCGGCCCGCTCGAGTCGGGTGCGAACCGCCTGCTGTCACCGTTCGGCGTCGACGCGTTCGCGACGCGGGACGACCTCCGGGACAAGAATGCCCAGCTCGAGGCCGAGAACGCCCGGCTGCGTGGCATGGTCGCGTCCTCCGACGTCGACCGCACGCGCCTCGCCGAGTACGACGCGCTGGCCTCGTACGCGACCTCGGCCGACATCGAGACCGTCACCGCGCACGTCGTCGGCGTCGGGTCGGCGCAGACGTTCCGCCGTACGGTCACGATCGACGCGGGCACGACGCGCGGGGTCCGGCGCGACATGACGGTGATCGGTCCGGACGGGCTCGTCGGCAGAGTGATCAGCGCATCGCCCACGAACGCCGTGGTCCTGCTGCTCGTCGACGCCGACTCGGTCGTCGGAGCGCGTCTCGGCGCGGAGCACGAGCTCGGCATGCTTCGCGGCGACGGGTCGCTCTCCGGCACCGGCCGTCTGCAGCTCGAGGCGCTGGACCGCACCGCGGTGCCGAAGGTCGGTGACACGATCGTCTCGTGGGGCTCGCGCGACGGGGTCCCCTACATCGCCGGTGTCCCGATCGGCCGCGTGGAGAAGGTCGTCGAGTCGCCGCGCGACGAGACCGCCGCGGTCACCGTGGCGCCGTACGTCGACTTCTCGGCGCTCGACACCGTCGCGGTCGTCGTCGGTGAGCGCTCGGGGTCCTGA
- a CDS encoding carbohydrate ABC transporter permease, whose product MSLDAPSRPAEVVAAASATAGAAAAGSRRATRRARRTEDASRGFTSGHDLRRPRVLWTRRVINALVLVGLVVVALGPLLWLAKAAVTPTQDTLRNPMALFPNGVDWANLSTAWVDLNLDLYFLNTIIIALGSWLTQMVVATTGGYVLAIVRPRYGRVLYGLVLATLFVPTVVLLVPLYLTVLDVPIIHVSLLNTFWGAFLPAGASAFNVVLVKRFLDNLPREIIEAARVDGAGPFRLFVSIVLPMSRPILGVVSVFAVLAAWKDFLWPLLVLPDPEMQPLSVRLPTLAPKTELDVFLAALLLSTAVPIVFFLVFQRFFLRGGGLGGAVKG is encoded by the coding sequence ATGAGCCTCGACGCACCCAGCCGACCCGCCGAGGTCGTGGCGGCCGCGTCGGCGACCGCCGGTGCCGCAGCGGCGGGTTCGCGCCGGGCGACGCGCCGCGCACGCCGTACCGAGGACGCGTCGCGCGGCTTCACCTCGGGGCACGACCTCCGGAGACCACGCGTGCTCTGGACGCGGCGCGTCATCAACGCGCTGGTCCTCGTCGGTCTCGTCGTGGTCGCGCTCGGGCCGCTGCTGTGGCTCGCGAAGGCGGCGGTCACGCCGACGCAGGACACCCTGCGCAACCCGATGGCGCTGTTCCCGAACGGCGTCGACTGGGCCAACCTGAGCACGGCCTGGGTCGACCTCAACCTCGACCTGTACTTCCTCAACACGATCATCATTGCGCTCGGCTCGTGGCTGACCCAGATGGTGGTGGCGACGACCGGCGGCTACGTCCTGGCGATCGTGCGGCCCCGCTACGGCAGGGTCCTGTACGGGCTCGTGCTGGCGACGCTGTTCGTCCCGACGGTCGTGCTGCTGGTGCCGCTCTACCTGACGGTGCTCGACGTGCCGATCATCCACGTCTCGCTCCTCAACACCTTCTGGGGTGCGTTCCTGCCGGCGGGGGCGAGCGCGTTCAACGTCGTGCTGGTCAAGCGGTTCCTCGACAACCTGCCGCGGGAGATCATCGAGGCGGCGCGGGTCGACGGGGCGGGACCGTTCCGGCTGTTCGTCTCGATCGTGCTGCCGATGTCGCGGCCGATCCTCGGTGTCGTGTCCGTGTTCGCGGTGCTGGCTGCGTGGAAGGACTTCCTCTGGCCCCTGCTGGTCCTGCCCGACCCGGAGATGCAGCCGCTGTCGGTCCGCCTGCCGACGCTCGCGCCCAAGACGGAGCTGGACGTGTTCCTCGCCGCCCTGCTGCTCTCCACGGCGGTCCCGATCGTCTTCTTCCTCGTGTTCCAGCGCTTCTTCCTCCGCGGCGGGGGGCTCGGCGGCGCGGTGAAGGGCTGA
- the mreD gene encoding rod shape-determining protein MreD, producing the protein MAARRAALVVGVLVAAVIVQVSVLAPLVPTAVVPDVVLVVVVAVGLCSGSTDGAWAGFVGGLLLDVAPPADHLLGRWALAMAIAGFLAGTVDRGSRPSWLSDAATIGATAFVGLSVFALTGLLLGEPGVTLAAALPVVGLAVVYDVVLGLAIVPAVRTLLARAEPAPRVRW; encoded by the coding sequence GTGGCCGCCCGTCGCGCAGCGCTCGTGGTCGGTGTGCTGGTCGCCGCCGTGATCGTCCAGGTGAGCGTCCTCGCGCCGCTCGTCCCGACGGCCGTGGTGCCCGACGTGGTGCTCGTCGTGGTCGTGGCGGTCGGACTGTGCAGCGGGTCGACCGACGGCGCCTGGGCCGGGTTCGTCGGCGGCCTGCTGCTCGACGTGGCGCCACCTGCCGACCACCTGCTCGGACGGTGGGCCCTGGCGATGGCGATCGCCGGCTTCCTCGCCGGCACGGTCGACCGCGGGAGCCGCCCGTCCTGGCTCAGCGACGCAGCGACCATCGGCGCGACGGCGTTCGTCGGCCTCTCCGTCTTCGCGCTCACCGGCCTGCTGCTCGGCGAGCCGGGAGTCACGCTGGCCGCAGCGCTGCCCGTGGTCGGACTTGCCGTGGTCTACGACGTCGTCCTCGGGCTGGCGATCGTCCCCGCCGTGCGGACGCTGCTCGCCCGTGCCGAACCCGCGCCCCGGGTCCGGTGGTGA